In the genome of Paramisgurnus dabryanus chromosome 16, PD_genome_1.1, whole genome shotgun sequence, the window tctaaccctaaaccgacgcgaaattggtaagaaaataggagaagagaatgcaacggacgtaatagtattgaagtccccagttcgtcaaaaaatgacgcgaaaggtataccctccgcgtcacatattgacgaatggtcaagtgtcgtcaaatattgacgaaatggggtgagactgtgttaggtaagaacatagtaaaagaatgaaaaactgtggtgttttcctttaacagggttcccatgggtctttgaaatccttgaaagtttgatAATCTGGGGGGGATTCAAGGCCCTGGaaagtttttaaaaagaaacataAATAGATATAGATCATTAAAAGTGCTTGAATATATGTTGTGCAAAAATATCTATTTATATTaatccctgtgtagtgtaggatgaCATCATAAATACTTTAGACTTTTTTAGGGAACGTGCTAAACTGttataaatgcttatatctccAGTATGCAAAttttgattcataccaaaatgcttttttgcatagtcgtgtttgacacatgaaaactgTAACAGTGTATCTTACAATGTAGCCTTGCTGTGAATTGAAATGTGTCTCCACATTAAGTGCTTGGATTTGatggtattggacctggaatgtccttgaaaggtccttaacTGTGAAGTTTACCAAGATGTGGGAACCTGGCTTTAAGAAATCATTTATACCTGCGTCAGTCCCGATTATAAAAAGGGTGCAGGGGTGAATCAGGTTTTTTGTTAGGTCTGTAAGTTATATTGTGTATTGTTTATGAGGTTTTACATGTTGTATTTCTTAATTTGTATAAGAAGAATATTGTTTTGTGCTATTTACACAaaacaattttttattatttgtgtgTACATCACAGGTTTTTTATTCCCATCTTACATTGTGTGTTTTCATAATCTAAATCTAAAAAACCTTGCTTCACCTCTGAAATGAACTATATTTTCAGCTGATGTCATCTGGCCCACTTTTTAGATAATACTGAAATATGAAACAGGGTTTCTATTTGATAATGATGTCGATTTTGAATTTGTGTCTCTCCGTGTCTCTCTGTAGATAAGTTAGATGATGATTTTGAGCCATCGGTGGTTTGTCATCGTCCAGAAGCTTTGGAGCAACTAGAGGCCCAAACAAACTTCAACAAGAAAGAACTACAAGTGCTCTACAGAGGCTTCAAAAATGTACGCAGTTACAGACTTTGGTATGGTTTTAGAGAGGTTTTGGACACTTTTTAGCCTGGAAGACCaactgacccaccagctttaTATAGCTCCCGCTTGGAAGCTTGGTCACCTTGGCTTAGCTGGTTgactggtcttagctggtttaagacTCATAGCTGGTCCTCCCATCTTGACCAGCTAAAAAAGTGGCCAAAGCCCCTTTAAAACCAGCCTGCTTAACCAGCCAgaaccaggctgggagaccagttAAACCCAGCCAACCATCTTGGTCTGGTTTTAGCTTGTCTTTTCACTAGGGACACTAAGCAGCTTGTAACATTGTGATAGTCACATTAacgtgtgttttgtgtttttattactGTTTCACAGGAATGTCCCAGTGGAGTTGTCAGTGAGGAGACCTTCAAACAAATCTACTCACAGTTTTTTCCCCACGGAGGTGTGTGTGCGTTACTCCTGGgattatatttaaacaaaatccCATCACTTTTTCATGAATGATTCCTCAAATGTGACATTTTAGGATTAGATGGTATCAGAGTTTTACCTTTTTCACCTGGTGATAAAACTGCTCAAACTTGCCCTAGTCTTACAATAAAAGACAAATATGAGATCTaatgtcactttaagtaaaaTGTGTGTATATACTGTAACATCTGACTTTCTCACTGCAGATTCCAGCACATACGCACATTATCTGTTCAACTCTTTTGACTCCACCCATAATGGATCCATCAAATTTGAGGTGATCGCTCACACTGTGTTTATTATTGCTTTACGCATATTTTTATATCACATATAAATCACTCTTgccattctctctctctctccatctctcaGGACTTTGTGACAGCTCTCTCCATCTTGCTAAGAGGCTCAACTATAGAGAAGTTACAGTGGACCTTTAATCTTTATGACATAAACGGAGATGGTTACATTAATAAAGAGGTGTGAGCTGATACTAAATGTCAACATTTGGACGCACCCACTCAATATTTTCTATGCATCAAAAAAATGCATTAAccctttaaaggcggggtgcatgatctctgaaagccaatgttgatatttgaaatcacctaaacaaacacggcactaccccaatagaatctggagcttcttttgatagatccgccccacacatacgcaacccaagcaacgatgtcggttagtagacacgcccattactgctgattggctacaagtgtgactctcttttgtgtttttcaaaaatcacgcaccccACCTAGGGTGAAATGtgatatgcacttttaaattaatataattcTGGCATTCTTTGGTCTTATTGTTGTgaatattaaaatttattaaaaaataaaataaataaaaataaaaataatacaataaagtatgtattttatatttaaaggattagtcaattttctttttaaaaaaaatccagttaattcaccatgtcatccaaaatgttgatgtctttctttgttcagtcgaaaagaaattatgttttttgaggaaaacattccaggatttttctaattttaatggactttaatggaccccaacacttaacatttttaatgcagttttattttgcagtttcaaaggactctaaatgatcttaAACGAGGcacaagggtcttatctagcaaaacgattgtcatttttggcgagaaagataaaaatatgcacttttaaaccacaatttctcgtcttcctccggctgtgtgacgagccagcgtgacctcacgtaattgcgtaatgacatggaaaggtcacgtcgtgttacatatataaaacgcacatttgcggaccattttaaacaataaactgccacaaagacattaattagaatcattccacatacaacaacgtcggaacggtcctctttctccacacttgtaaacactggggcgtagtttcgcatacgtcatccgtgacctcatGGTATGTCACAcaaccggaggaagacgagaagttgtggtttaaaagtgcattttttttctttcttgccaaaaatgacaattgttttgctagataagacccttatgcctcgtttgggatcgtttagagtcctttgaaactacaatattaaactgcattaaaactgttaagtgttggggtccattaaagatTGGGTCCTTGATTTTTTtcaaagaaaattgactaatcctttaaaagaaacataaaaatgtaaatggtttACACccaaaatgctaaaaaaataaagccAAAATTATTGGCTAGTTCTGAaccaaattttaaattaaaataacaaaaatttggtttctgtcacacttttagtggttttaccaacaacggccactaggtgtcatcGGTTAGTTGCATAATCTtgtcacaaatgaataaattactgtcactgcattattatgaatacaaaaaggttttgaaataatatttaaactacattctaagagctttccaatgatacaTAGATTTAGATTTAAAGgatattaacaaataaaatgttataacaCCTTGGGCCCAGCTGTTGACATTTTGCAAAAtgatgatgaaatatgaaaactgtCTGTTTTAGGAAATGACAGATATAGTCAAAGCCATATATGATATGATGGGACGTTTTACATATCCTGCTCTGAAGACCGACACAACCAAACAACATGTGGATGCTTTCTTTCAGGTCagatacatacagtataatagtggtgcaacggatcgcagttgatccgtgatccgtacggatcacgacccacggttcggctcgcatgtgattcgcggattaatacgcaaatttaaatagggaaagtttatcatttgtaagtattataaaggtttgcaaatgttaacattcaagtgattttaaacagtttaactgcaaaacggcgctaaagtgatcagtttactttacgcacaaacgcacgcgtgcggtccagctcgagtcagacatcatccttcaaagatcagaactcttgatgtttaaatttcagagagttgcgctactctctctcatactgtagtgtattaaaatacatttggctaatagagcaatgaaaaacaacgtaacgtttttatgtgggacgactgtaatgctgcgccgtctgtaattcgccctctgtctgtgtctgtgcgctcgtttaaggggactcggtagtgcacaaacggagagatgcagtctgtgcatatttggtcttaaagagacagtaagctcaattgacctacttaagtctgtgtcattaatgttaatcaaagaacccaagacaaagagaaaatcactgctgaagctttaaaaaaataataattacatttaattaatacaataaatgcagtgttattattcattagatttctgtaactaatgattttagaccttacttaatgtgcaaccttgttctttttataaatgtttgtaatttcttgatttgttattagaattttcccatactttttttttgctgatccgaaaaatgatccgatccgtgcctcaaaatccgtaatgtgatccgaaccgtgagttttgtgatccgttgcACCCCTACAGTATAATAAATCTGCACAGTGAGATGGTGTCTGTCATTAACACAACTGTTTATATATatcaattatatttatattatttatagaAAATGGACAAGAATAGAGATGGAGTCGTCACACTGGATGAGTTTATTCTCTCCTGTCAAGAGGTACATTTTCATGTCCAAACATGCATACTATTTGTACTACTTCTGTTGTTTGTGTACTGTGCACAGTATGCCTGATGTCTGTATGTGTGTCTAATACCTGCATGACCTACAGTGTTTGCCAAAATGTGCAGTAACATAATGTAGCACACTGAGATACTGTATCCCACAATGCAGCACACTTGCATTTCCAGTGTGATGCATGAAATGCAAACAATAATATTTATAGCATACCTATGTTTAGTTTATGTAGGAATATACTGTACTAGGAACAGTAAGCAGTGAGGTAATCCTCTCTTAAGTGTATGcagtgccatctagtggtgaagaGGGACTATTGCAGTATACTTTAAATGTAAAGCTTCATTTGAATAAGCAAGCACATTTTCCAAATTCAGGTTTTTTTACTCTTCTTCATGTCACTCATGTGTTTGTCTCTTCTGTTTTAATTTCCTTTTCAGGATGCAAACATCATGAGATCGTTGCAGCTCTTCGAGAACGTCATATAGCCGCAGGAAGAAAAGATGAAGAAAATGTGACTGAGTGAGTGGAGAAATGGAGGGAATGAAACATGAACTTTAAAGCTGATCTGTGtcctgtcaaaaaaaaaaaaaaacaggaagaaAACTTTGGTCCCTATCCCTTTGGTCCCTTTGGTGTGACTGTTTGATTTGACCTCTCTTTTGGTTACTGTAGCAATATGACAACCGTTCGCTTAACATGCTGGAAATCAAGTTTGTCTGTGATTCACCTGAACTTATCTGACCTGTTTCTGTtacagaaaaatcttgtctaTAACCATACAGGAAAAGCATATCAGTTACATGTAGCGGATAGATCTGAAGGAGTCACGGTGGGTTATTTTATGCCCAGTGTGTTTCATAAGTCAAATGAAAGTTTATTTATAGAGCACCTTTTTAAAACCGCAGGTGTTTACCAAAGTGCTgtatatacaatataaaataaacattagaactaaaaagcataaaaaataataaaaacaataaaaaatgcaataaatacaaTTAGTACTCTCATACTGCATTATATGCCGTACTAtacaaatatgtttttaaatgtgatttaaaaACAGAAAGTGAAGGTAGCCTACTCTTGAGTTACTGTGATAaatcctaaaatatcataatattTAATGGGTCCAAGCATTTAGACGTGTTTAAGAACTGTTCATGGGAGATTTATGTGAAATGTTGTGCAGAACAAAAACCGATTTGCTCGACATTCATGCTAATCACTTTTTTTCAAACTGCACTGCAAATATTTAGCCCTTAACTATTTTCAGTGGCCACTTTATAGATAGAAATGTTTTTGCTGATCCTGTAGGTTTAGTGGTCTATATGAACCAACCAATCAGAAGTCCTTCGACTGGATTTGCACATCATTTAGTTTTATGCAGACTAAAGTGTTCGTCTCTAATGACGATGTGTTtggttttttacagttttatcTGTTGTATTATAATATTGTGTTTGTGCTATCCTGTCGATAGGATCAGCACCTGCTGTTGATCGGATGTTTGTCTTTGTCCATTATTGTGAGTTTGTCGGTTGTCACTTGTTGGCTTGTGACTGCTTTTAGCTCCACCTATTCCAATCTCTGCTTCCTGAttggtctgtttgtctgtcagtATGAGAGGGGGAATATTTTTCACGGGAGAATCTCACATAAACATGTCACTGTCAGCAGTTTTAATAGATTCTGAAATGTAAATAAGTAACaaagtaagttttttttttataccgTATATCCTCTTATGGGTCGATGACATGCATATTTTTGAGTCCGGGCATTATGTACTTGATACATTTATGACATgtcactttattttttaaacctatttagtttaaatacactttcagtattttttaataataaatacatatttttgttTTGGTATCTCAAATTTGTAAAATGGAAAGGCATGGCAACTGTCCTTAATAGTATGGAGTTTAAGACAACTGGttaaaattttttaattattaaataattataattatttaataattattaaaaactgtttaaattattaaaaattctAAATAAGATACTTTGGCCctattttatgtttaaaaccATTCCTATAAACAAATTTCTATAATATCTGTAGTTGCTAGGatattaaaaaaacttttgccCAACAATATGGATAATCTAAAATGTCAGGGTACAACTACAATCATGGGTGTTTTATTAAGAATTGAACAAGTATAAACAGTAAACATGACATTAAATAATGGTCTTTGTGGCTTAATTAAAAGTTTGTAGATTCCTTTAAATACTGAAACAATTGCCACTTCAATGTAATGAGTAGGCTGGTACACTCTGTGTCAGCTGGTACAACCAATGTAAAACTAAAAAAGCTATATTTTAAatcacattttaattgcatttaaaaagtatttttatgaatttgatATCACAGGCAGAagtcaattaaatgtaaattcattGCAGAGGTCAGGTGGTGCAACCAGAAAGTCAAAGGGTGCAATGAaggaaataataatattataatatattatattatataataataatattaaaaagaatacattaaaggtatagttcactttaaaatgaaaattttgtcatcatttactcatcctcatgttgttctaaacctgtattcatttctttttagcagatattttgataaatgatggttaacacacagcatatagtgaccattgacttccatagtaggaaaacaaataatttggaagtattttgataaatgatggtaagcatacAGTTGACaatacccattaaattccattcTATTTTTGTtcctatggaagtctatggtcattattattttgtgttcatcagaaaaaagacattcatacaggtttaaaacaacatgaggatgagtaaatgatgacagaatattcattttaaagtgaactatccctttaaggtcaaTAATTTTAATAAGCTTAATAATTTAGTTGtctataattgtttttttttatttattattgttcaTAAATTTATAGAAAATCTTAGTTTTATGGTAAAGTTGTTTTACACTTTCAAACTATTTATAAATGCTACtatgaaataaacaaacaaacagcatATCACAGGGAGTGCATTAAAATGTATCTGGCAAATAGAAAATGATTAGTTGTACCACCtgacatttaatttaaatggGGATTTCAAAATATTgtaaaacaaacaattaaaataaaactaaacaaataaacaaaacttttttgacACATTGTTCCTGATTCAAAAATATgcattacatacatttttttaaagattttttccCCTTAGGGTAGATCGGGTCACACTTTTCACACTGTCTAACATATACTGAGcaccatacatcacaatggtatAAAAACTACGCTTAACCCTGGTTTATCTTCGTTCTTAACCGTGCTTTTAACCCTAGATTAAGGATCATTTCACACTTGTTTAGAAGcggggttatccctgaaatGAACCCAGGGTTAATGGTTTCCTGTAACAAGTAACTAtgaatgcaaaacaaaaataccaagatgatgtaaaaatatttttccacactttattaagtttttgCAGAGTTGTCATGTTTAATTGTTGACAGGACTTGTGAGATTCTCTTGTGAAGATTGGTGACTCCCTGTGAAACTGCAGTCTTGACCgttttgattgacaggtgccATATCAAGccatagcaatcactgtgtgtgtgcgtgcgtgcctgTGTAAACCCTGTTTCTCTGTGTTTTACTGTGTCAAAGCTGTGAATCGCCAAACTTAGTACTGTTTAATGCAGCCATAATGCCACCTTACTGTGATATCATTTAACATGAGACATAAAGATAGTCAGTTTGAAATGATGTTAGAAGCCCAATATGATACTGTGATATGAGTCATTTCTGATTGAAAATGAATATTTAATGAGAAAAACATGAAGACCCAGGACTTCATTTCATCTATCAGAATTCGATTGGATGAGGGATAGACacaagtgctgtgattggagaACGGGGGATACATTTAAATGACTCGGTGATGTCAGACCAGAAAAGAGAATTGTTACAGAGAAAGAGCAAGTTGTTACATTTtgatacaaaataaataaacaacaaacaaacagttTGTTTAATTTTGAATACTGTGCAGAGATAAATCATTCACATAAGATTGGGAACATGTACTGAATGAAGAATGTAAATCAGTTTTGATTACTTATTAACTGAAGTAGTTGCAAAAACAccttaaaatgtgaaaaaagccATCAGTTTTATGATCAAACTTGTGCTGTGATTTATCACATTCATAAACAGTCCCGGCAGACCATAAATATGCTCTGTTAACCACAGTATAActtttttattgcttttattgATCATTTTTTGATCATATAATAATGTTTATGAAAGATCACTGTGCCAGTACAGCATGTTAAGTTTCAAATACGTTATATGATATTTGATTTATTATGcactatatattttatactttgCCTGAGTTTGCCAGAAAAATTGAACTAGAAGTGTTAGTGTGTTTGAGAGTGaatgctgttgtttttttaataatggtGCGATTCAGGATGCTATAGTTAAGGGCAAATAACTAAACAGGGCCGAGCGGTGAGAAACTAGAAAAGTAATATGTTCCTGTGGTTAAATGAGATTTTTCTAACAGGACACAAGCAAACTTTGATGTGACATCAGACAGACCgaccaacagacagacagggagATTAAATATCCTCTTGTTCTTGTTGTATAAACTGctatttaacaataaa includes:
- the kcnip1a gene encoding A-type potassium channel modulatory protein KCNIP1 isoform X1, translated to MGAVVGTLAMQSRQRRPSREFETHQTRQHFSSLQRSNFDKLDDDFEPSVVCHRPEALEQLEAQTNFNKKELQVLYRGFKNECPSGVVSEETFKQIYSQFFPHGDSSTYAHYLFNSFDSTHNGSIKFEDFVTALSILLRGSTIEKLQWTFNLYDINGDGYINKEEMTDIVKAIYDMMGRFTYPALKTDTTKQHVDAFFQKMDKNRDGVVTLDEFILSCQEDANIMRSLQLFENVI
- the kcnip1a gene encoding A-type potassium channel modulatory protein KCNIP1 isoform X4; translated protein: MERGEGEGLQTLVIVLLLCGALKLLHTLGLINTEDKLDDDFEPSVVCHRPEALEQLEAQTNFNKKELQVLYRGFKNECPSGVVSEETFKQIYSQFFPHGDSSTYAHYLFNSFDSTHNGSIKFEDFVTALSILLRGSTIEKLQWTFNLYDINGDGYINKEEMTDIVKAIYDMMGRFTYPALKTDTTKQHVDAFFQKMDKNRDGVVTLDEFILSCQEDANIMRSLQLFENVI
- the kcnip1a gene encoding A-type potassium channel modulatory protein KCNIP1 isoform X3, with the protein product MGAVVGTLAMQSRQRRPSRDKLDDDFEPSVVCHRPEALEQLEAQTNFNKKELQVLYRGFKNECPSGVVSEETFKQIYSQFFPHGDSSTYAHYLFNSFDSTHNGSIKFEDFVTALSILLRGSTIEKLQWTFNLYDINGDGYINKEEMTDIVKAIYDMMGRFTYPALKTDTTKQHVDAFFQKMDKNRDGVVTLDEFILSCQEDANIMRSLQLFENVI
- the kcnip1a gene encoding A-type potassium channel modulatory protein KCNIP1 isoform X2, with the protein product MSRCARRCKHGIVKFALSVSKLITGTLIKDKLDDDFEPSVVCHRPEALEQLEAQTNFNKKELQVLYRGFKNECPSGVVSEETFKQIYSQFFPHGDSSTYAHYLFNSFDSTHNGSIKFEDFVTALSILLRGSTIEKLQWTFNLYDINGDGYINKEEMTDIVKAIYDMMGRFTYPALKTDTTKQHVDAFFQKMDKNRDGVVTLDEFILSCQEDANIMRSLQLFENVI